One genomic window of Deinococcus aetherius includes the following:
- the dinB gene encoding DNA polymerase IV: MTRLIVHVDMDAFYASIEVRDRPELTEEPVAVIATARKGAVMTANYVARKYGVRSAMPVHFALRRCPGLVLIPQRMEVYRAVSVRIHEVFARYTDVIEPLALDEAYLDVTREGRTLADAEEKAHLIQADILAETGLTCSAGVAENKFLAKLASGMHKPAGLTVIRPGEVDALLAALPVEEFHGVGPVIAGKLRAGGIGTGAELRARSLPDLQALLGGGKLAPRLYDLARGVDERPVEAHREAQSIGVEHTFDEDRTTRGALLAELPVVTAEVAARLSKRGYVGRTVVLKLRYEDWTPVTRRRTVDRHLGEAGEIAEVAASLLTPDLLAGQGVRLLGVSVINLVRRGEAEARGGAPLRFPPPT, from the coding sequence ATGACGCGGCTGATCGTGCACGTGGACATGGACGCCTTCTACGCCTCCATCGAGGTGCGCGACCGGCCGGAACTCACGGAGGAGCCGGTCGCCGTGATCGCCACCGCCCGCAAGGGGGCCGTCATGACCGCCAACTACGTCGCGAGGAAGTACGGCGTGCGGAGCGCCATGCCCGTCCACTTCGCCCTGCGCCGCTGCCCGGGGCTCGTCCTCATCCCGCAGCGGATGGAGGTGTACCGCGCCGTCTCCGTCCGAATCCACGAGGTCTTCGCGCGCTACACGGACGTGATCGAGCCCCTGGCGCTCGACGAGGCCTACCTCGACGTGACCCGGGAGGGGCGGACGCTGGCGGACGCGGAAGAGAAGGCCCACTTGATCCAGGCGGACATCCTGGCCGAGACGGGGCTGACCTGTTCGGCGGGAGTCGCCGAGAACAAGTTCCTCGCCAAGCTCGCCAGCGGGATGCACAAACCCGCCGGGCTGACGGTCATCCGCCCCGGGGAGGTGGACGCCCTGCTCGCCGCCCTGCCCGTCGAGGAGTTCCACGGGGTCGGCCCAGTGATCGCGGGGAAGCTGCGGGCGGGCGGTATCGGGACGGGGGCGGAGTTGCGCGCCCGGTCCCTCCCCGACCTCCAGGCCCTGCTGGGAGGCGGCAAGCTCGCGCCCCGGTTGTACGACCTCGCGCGTGGGGTGGACGAGCGGCCCGTCGAGGCCCACCGCGAGGCGCAGTCCATCGGGGTCGAACACACCTTCGACGAGGACCGGACGACGCGGGGGGCGCTGCTGGCGGAACTGCCGGTCGTTACGGCGGAGGTCGCGGCGCGCCTCTCCAAGCGCGGCTACGTGGGCCGCACGGTCGTCCTGAAGCTGCGGTACGAGGACTGGACCCCGGTCACGCGCCGCAGGACGGTCGACCGCCACCTGGGCGAGGCTGGGGAGATTGCGGAGGTCGCCGCGAGCCTCCTCACCCCGGACCTGCTGGCGGGCCAGGGCGTGCGCCTCCTGGGCGTGAGCGTCATCAATCTGGTTCGGAGGGGAGAGGCAGAGGCGCGAGGGGGGGCTCCTCTCCGTTTCCCTCCCCCCACGTGA
- a CDS encoding ABC transporter substrate-binding protein, producing MRKMTLFTLSLTLLGAAQAQGGGTIKIGAITSVTGRFAEFGKMQLAGFKVGVEEVNRKGGILGRKVELVIEDNASDVNKGLAAAERLVNAGVPLVINEYSSSLVKAQAQYLARQKVPVLVVTSSGDDITKPGNDYVFRLNQPATEYARVILNIFRDNKFKTMAVIAGTGAFEKSVADAAQDLAKSYGITIVEDQRYDKGLTDFRPVLNRIKAKNPDGILMVSYAEDSVALMRQAREVGVKPRLFAGGAAGFALPEFVKDAGSAAESVVTATAWIPQLRYAGTQKLNVELKKALGGQDPSYHAAQAYAGVLVAAEAIRRAGGTDREKVKAALNGLTMQTAFGPIQFKDYEGFRNQNPLAMVAQQVQGGAFVPVYPKTVVPRKIKFER from the coding sequence ATGCGGAAAATGACCCTCTTCACCCTCAGCCTCACCCTGCTCGGTGCCGCCCAGGCCCAGGGCGGCGGCACCATCAAGATCGGCGCGATCACGTCAGTCACGGGCCGCTTCGCCGAGTTCGGCAAGATGCAGCTTGCGGGCTTCAAGGTCGGCGTCGAGGAGGTCAACCGCAAGGGCGGCATCCTCGGGCGCAAGGTTGAACTCGTGATCGAGGACAACGCCTCGGACGTGAACAAGGGCCTCGCCGCCGCCGAGCGGCTGGTCAACGCGGGCGTGCCCCTCGTGATCAACGAGTACTCGTCGAGCCTCGTCAAGGCGCAGGCCCAGTACCTCGCCCGCCAGAAGGTGCCCGTCCTGGTGGTCACGAGCAGCGGCGACGACATCACCAAGCCCGGCAACGACTACGTCTTCCGCCTCAACCAGCCCGCCACCGAGTACGCCCGCGTCATCCTCAACATCTTCCGTGACAACAAGTTCAAGACGATGGCGGTCATCGCGGGGACGGGCGCCTTCGAGAAGAGCGTGGCCGACGCCGCCCAGGACCTCGCAAAAAGCTACGGCATCACCATCGTTGAGGACCAGCGGTACGACAAGGGCCTCACCGACTTCCGCCCGGTCCTCAACCGCATCAAGGCCAAGAATCCCGACGGCATCCTGATGGTCTCCTACGCCGAGGACTCCGTCGCCCTGATGCGCCAGGCCCGCGAGGTCGGCGTGAAGCCCCGTCTCTTCGCCGGGGGCGCGGCGGGCTTCGCGCTGCCCGAGTTCGTGAAGGACGCCGGGAGCGCCGCCGAGAGTGTCGTCACCGCGACCGCCTGGATTCCGCAACTGCGCTACGCGGGCACCCAGAAGCTCAACGTGGAACTCAAAAAGGCGCTGGGCGGTCAGGACCCGAGCTACCACGCCGCCCAGGCCTACGCGGGCGTCCTCGTCGCCGCCGAGGCGATCCGCCGCGCCGGGGGCACCGACCGCGAGAAGGTGAAGGCGGCCCTCAACGGCCTGACCATGCAGACCGCCTTCGGCCCGATCCAGTTCAAGGACTACGAGGGCTTCCGCAACCAGAACCCGCTGGCGATGGTCGCCCAGCAGGTGCAGGGCGGGGCGTTCGTGCCCGTGTATCCCAAGACGGTCGTGCCCCGCAAGATCAAGTTCGAGCGGTAA
- a CDS encoding GntR family transcriptional regulator — protein sequence MPSLLLQPIASARVVDAVRERLRAAILSGDLAPGTRLSVPELARQLGVSRSPVREAVLLLVGEGLAVEHSRRGVEVTRLDVPGLLELYDLRAAVEGLAACLAAGRMTGTDLAALRGVLDAQGAAAVADPRGFRDLDARFHRIIVQTCGNGRLARHAELLAREMRLAGPLLLDHPDHLRRSHEEHRAVEHALRQRDGPGAEAAMRAHLTRVAQAVRTHHAHS from the coding sequence GTGCCTTCTCTGCTGCTTCAACCCATCGCCAGCGCGCGGGTCGTGGACGCCGTGCGGGAGCGGCTGCGCGCCGCGATCCTCTCGGGGGACCTCGCGCCGGGCACCCGGCTGAGCGTGCCCGAACTCGCGCGGCAACTCGGGGTGAGTCGCTCGCCTGTGCGGGAGGCGGTGCTGCTGCTGGTGGGGGAGGGGCTGGCGGTCGAGCACTCGCGCCGGGGGGTGGAGGTCACGCGGCTCGATGTGCCGGGGCTGCTCGAACTGTACGACCTGCGCGCGGCGGTCGAGGGACTGGCGGCCTGCCTCGCGGCGGGGCGGATGACGGGGACCGACCTCGCCGCTCTACGTGGGGTGCTCGACGCCCAGGGCGCGGCGGCGGTGGCGGACCCCCGGGGTTTCCGGGATCTCGACGCCCGCTTCCACAGAATCATCGTGCAGACCTGCGGCAACGGTCGGCTGGCCCGCCACGCCGAACTCCTCGCCCGCGAGATGCGCCTGGCCGGGCCCCTCCTCCTCGATCACCCCGACCACCTGCGCCGGAGCCACGAGGAACACCGCGCCGTCGAGCACGCCCTGCGCCAGCGCGACGGCCCCGGCGCCGAGGCCGCCATGCGGGCCCACCTCACCCGGGTCGCGCAGGCTGTCCGCACCCACCACGCCCATTCCTGA
- a CDS encoding FAD-binding protein, translated as MTQPPTTQPRNWAGNYTYHAASWHRPRGVEELQALVARAGRVKVSGTRHSFNAVADTTGAMLSLEHLNRVVGLDTERATVTVEGGVRYGELGRFLHARGYALPNLASLPHISVAGACATATHGSGSRLGTLATSVRALDVVTADGKLVSLSHERHGEAFGGMVVGLGGLGVVTGLTLEVIPTYQVRQDLYEGLTLEQAEAHLGEIMSAAGSVSLFTDWASGRFHQVWLKRRVAEGDSHEPGPEWFGATLAPEDRHPIPGIPAVNCTPQMGVPGPWHERLPHFRLEYTPSSGEELQSEYFVPREHGPAALRALHEIGDRLAPLLQVSEVRTVAADELWMSPCFGQDSVAVHFTWRPDERAVRDLLPTLEARLAPFGVRPHWGKVFTLSPADLRASYPRLPDFRDLLAAYDPQGKFRNAFLETYIFGE; from the coding sequence ATGACCCAGCCGCCGACCACGCAACCCAGAAACTGGGCCGGGAACTACACCTACCACGCGGCGAGCTGGCACCGCCCGCGAGGCGTGGAGGAGCTTCAGGCCCTCGTCGCCCGCGCGGGCCGGGTGAAGGTGTCGGGCACGCGCCACTCCTTCAACGCCGTGGCGGACACGACCGGGGCGATGCTCTCGTTGGAGCACCTGAACCGGGTCGTGGGTCTGGACACGGAGCGCGCCACGGTGACCGTGGAGGGCGGGGTGCGGTACGGGGAGCTGGGCCGCTTCCTGCACGCGCGGGGGTACGCCCTGCCCAACCTGGCCTCCCTGCCGCACATCTCGGTGGCGGGAGCCTGCGCGACGGCCACGCACGGCTCGGGCAGCCGCCTGGGCACCCTCGCCACGAGCGTCCGCGCCCTCGACGTGGTGACGGCGGACGGGAAGCTCGTCTCCCTCTCCCACGAGCGGCACGGGGAGGCGTTCGGGGGCATGGTCGTGGGGCTGGGCGGCCTCGGCGTCGTCACGGGGCTCACGCTGGAGGTCATTCCCACCTATCAGGTGCGCCAGGACCTGTACGAGGGGCTGACGTTGGAACAGGCCGAGGCCCACCTCGGGGAGATCATGTCGGCGGCGGGCAGCGTGAGCCTTTTCACCGATTGGGCGAGCGGACGCTTCCATCAGGTCTGGCTCAAGCGGCGGGTGGCGGAGGGGGACTCCCACGAACCCGGGCCCGAGTGGTTCGGCGCGACACTCGCCCCGGAGGACCGCCACCCCATCCCGGGTATTCCGGCGGTGAACTGCACGCCGCAGATGGGGGTGCCGGGGCCCTGGCACGAGCGGCTGCCGCACTTCCGGCTGGAGTACACGCCCAGCAGCGGCGAGGAACTCCAGAGCGAATATTTCGTGCCCCGCGAGCACGGTCCCGCCGCCCTGCGCGCCCTCCACGAGATCGGCGACCGTCTCGCCCCGCTCCTCCAGGTCTCCGAGGTCCGCACCGTCGCGGCGGACGAGTTGTGGATGAGCCCCTGTTTTGGGCAGGACTCCGTCGCCGTCCACTTCACCTGGCGCCCGGACGAGCGGGCGGTGAGGGACCTGCTGCCGACCCTCGAAGCCCGGCTCGCGCCGTTCGGCGTCCGCCCGCACTGGGGCAAGGTCTTCACCCTGTCGCCCGCCGACCTGCGAGCCTCGTACCCGAGGCTGCCCGACTTCCGGGACCTGCTCGCGGCGTACGACCCGCAGGGCAAGTTTCGCAACGCCTTTCTGGAGACGTACATCTTCGGCGAGTGA